One Streptomyces sp. P9-A2 DNA window includes the following coding sequences:
- a CDS encoding trypsin-like serine peptidase has product MRSIRPSSTTRRGGRTRRGTSPVLTAVALASVLALTVTACGAKDDTAGGEASATAAAGDGKIQIPSDIADRLKEHGVDIDKWRNGDWKNWDRDDWLREANDYINPIIEGLWDPDRMRDAEQPDPEVDESDISGDQGVTDPTPEPVQAQAVPASYHDNAPTAGKVLFDSPEGTMVCSATVVQDPANPGKSNMVWTAGHCVHAGKKGGWYRNIVFVPSYNDAGRPAGELEGAAPDEVAPYGVWWGDWAQTSDQWIEQGGATGGDGASYDYAVIHVTPEKGGDGKSLEETVGSALPVDFKAPAVPDVESVTATGYPAGTPYDGQKLFSCEDRPGRLSLSSSDPTMYRIGCSMTAGSSGGGWVAEGSDGKPALVSNTSIGPVTSGWLAGPRLGDEAEGVYKAVSDKFAGQ; this is encoded by the coding sequence ATGCGATCCATACGGCCGTCGTCCACCACTCGCCGAGGCGGAAGGACGCGCCGCGGAACCTCCCCCGTACTGACCGCCGTCGCGCTCGCCTCGGTACTCGCGCTGACCGTCACCGCCTGCGGTGCGAAGGACGACACGGCGGGCGGCGAAGCCTCCGCGACCGCCGCGGCCGGGGACGGCAAGATCCAGATCCCGAGCGACATCGCGGACCGGCTCAAGGAGCACGGGGTCGACATCGACAAGTGGCGGAACGGCGACTGGAAGAACTGGGACAGGGACGACTGGCTGCGCGAGGCCAACGACTACATCAACCCGATCATCGAGGGCCTGTGGGACCCGGACCGCATGCGGGACGCCGAGCAGCCGGACCCGGAGGTCGACGAGAGCGACATCTCCGGTGACCAGGGCGTGACGGACCCGACGCCGGAACCGGTGCAGGCGCAGGCCGTGCCGGCGTCGTACCACGACAACGCTCCCACGGCGGGCAAGGTGCTCTTCGACTCCCCCGAGGGCACGATGGTGTGCTCCGCGACCGTGGTGCAGGACCCCGCCAACCCGGGCAAGTCCAACATGGTGTGGACGGCCGGGCACTGCGTGCACGCCGGCAAGAAGGGCGGCTGGTACCGCAACATCGTCTTCGTCCCGTCGTACAACGACGCGGGCAGGCCGGCCGGCGAACTCGAGGGCGCCGCCCCGGACGAGGTCGCTCCGTACGGCGTCTGGTGGGGCGACTGGGCCCAGACCTCCGACCAGTGGATCGAGCAGGGCGGTGCGACCGGCGGTGACGGCGCCTCGTACGACTACGCCGTCATCCATGTGACGCCGGAGAAGGGCGGCGACGGCAAGTCGCTGGAGGAGACGGTCGGTTCGGCGCTGCCGGTGGACTTCAAGGCTCCCGCCGTGCCGGACGTGGAGAGCGTGACCGCGACCGGCTACCCGGCCGGCACACCGTACGACGGCCAGAAGCTGTTCAGCTGTGAGGACCGGCCGGGCCGGCTCTCGCTCAGCTCCTCCGACCCGACGATGTACCGCATCGGGTGCAGCATGACCGCCGGTTCGTCCGGTGGCGGCTGGGTCGCGGAGGGCTCCGACGGCAAGCCGGCGCTGGTGTCCAACACCTCCATCGGCCCGGTGACGTCGGGCTGGCTCGCCGGCCCGCGGCTGGGGGACGAGGCCGAGGGCGTGTACAAGGCGGTCAGCGACAAGTTCGCCGGCCAGTGA